A segment of the Symmachiella macrocystis genome:
GCTCGTGATAAGTCGTCGGTACCGACAAAATATCCAACGACTTGAGGAACGCGACTTTTTCCGCATGCGTTTCCGGACTACCGACAAATTCAAACGCCGGCCCCAAGGCATCGATTGCCGGTTGCAGTTTTTTGAAGAACGCCGCATCCCGTTTGCCCAAGTAGCCCCCCGCACGAAACCGCACGTGCGGATGCCGTTCTTGCAGCAATCCAAACGCGGTGAGCAGTTGATCAAACCCCTTCTCCGGACAGATGCGCGCGAAGTAACCGATTGTTGGCGGTTCATCGCGCTGTAACGGTTGGCCGTCGTGACCCATCAGATCAATGCCCAACGGCAGGTGAATGAACTTCTCCCTGGGCAGCCCTAAAAAGCCCGACATGAAGTCGCTGTAATAATCGCTGTGCGTCAAAAATCCGTCGAACAATTGCCCGTGACTGTTGATCAATTCCAAGGCACGGCCGGCGAATGGCTCCGGTAAATCGGCAAGAAAAATATCGTCGCCTTGTAGCAGACAAAACACCGGGCCGGAAAACGATTCGCGTAGCCGGGGCATCGCGCCGGAGAGCAAGATGTTACTAAAACAAATCACATCCGGTTGGAGGTCTTGGCCGAGAAAATCGGCCAGTTCGTGTGTTTCGCGAAAATTGGGGCCGTCGCTGCCTTGCAGCATGGCGACGGTCAGCGCGCCCAGTTCCTGAGCATCGTTGCTGATCGCGAACCGTGTGACCAGATTCAACAGTCCGGGGGAATCGAGCCAACGCGTCCATCCGCGGGGGATTTTTTGCCAGATTGGAAAGCGGTAATCCAAATAGACATTCAGCCCGCCGAAGAAAATGCGATCGGTACTGACGTTGGTTTCGTCGACACGAATCGGCGTATAGGTCGGGATTAAGCTGACCTCATGCCCGGCATTTTGCAAAGCCCGCGCCCAGGTGTTGTCGTGCATACACGACCCGCAAAACATTCCCGCGCCGCCGGCAGTGATGATGGCAATGTGCATAGGACCAGTTTGAAAACTCGGCTGCCCCGGGTGCCACTGCTGGCTTGTCCAGCTGTGCTTGTTCCGGTCTAGTGTGTGCGTCGGGTGCCACTGGCTCTGCCAGTGCTTTGAAAGGAGTTCCGACTTTTATGGTCTCGCACTGGCAAAGCCAGTGGCACCCTAATTCCGGTTGGTTTTGAAACGGCTTGCGTGAATCAGGGTACCATTGCTTTAAAACAATTCAGCAATGGGCGAACCTTCATCGACGATGAAGTTCGGGCGACCACGGGGATCGAGATAGGTGGCGTCCAGGGGAACGTCCATGTGCTTATAAATCGTCGCCGCCAAATCTCCCGGCGTGACGGGACGTTCTTTGATTTGCCCGCCGTTGTGATCCGTGGCGCCAATCACCTGTCCGTGCCGCATTCCGCCGCCGGCCAGTGCCATCGACATCACCACCGGCCAGTGATTGCGGCCGTCGGTGCTGCCTTGTGTTCCCATATTGGGTGTCCGCCCGAATTCCCCCATGCCGATCACCAGCACGTCATCCAGCAGGCCGCGCTCATCCAAATCGCTGACTAATGTTGTGACGATGTGATCAAACAGCGGCAGCAGCGGCTTTAAGCCTTTGGAAATTCCCCCGTACACGCCGCCGGGAATTCCATGGTTGTCCCATGTGCCCGAAGCTGTGTGGTAACTCAAGTCGAGCGTGACAAAACTGACTCCCGCTTCGACGAGTCGCCGTGCTAACAACGCTTGTTGGCTCCACAGATGTTTGCCGTAACGCGCGCGGACGTCATCCGGTTCTAGTGAAATATCGAATGCCTGTTGCGCGCGGCGTCCGGTGACCATCTCCACCGCTTGTTGGCCGAATGTATCGACCGCACTCATCGAGCCGGATTGATCCAGGTCGCTGCGCAAACGGTCAAATTCCCGCATCAGTGCGCTGCGGCTGCCGAGTCGGTCTTGATGCAAACCTAACGGCAAATTGAACAGGCTCGCGCCGCTCGTCTTGCCTGTATCCTCGCCCAGTAAGGAATAAATCGGCAGGTCCGATGCTTCGTTGCCGATGAAGGGGTCGTATTGTTTGCCCAAATATCCTGCGTAACCGATGTGCGACTTGGACCGCATGAAGGCGACATAGGGGGGCATGCCGGGCTGATTGGCACCGTGAAATTTCGAGACGACCGAGGCGATCGCCGGATACTTGTCGCCGAGCGGATTCGTCCGCGGTGCCGCCAAACGGTTGCCGGTTTGAAAAACGCGATTGGGTTCGTGGCTGCTTTTGCGAGCGTCGACCGAACGGATGATCGTGAACTTGTCCAGCATCGACGCTTGCTTGGGCAAGTGTTCACAAATTTGCACGCCGGGCAGGGCGGTGCTGATGGGTGAAAACGGACCCCGATTATTGAACGGCCGGTTCGGCTTCATATCCCAGGTATCGATATGACTGGGACCTCCGGTCATCCACAACAGAATCACGCTTTTGCCACCCGCCATCGCGCGGCCGGTTTCGGCGGCAGCGGCACGGGTTCGTAATAATTGCGGCAACGACAGGCCGGCCATTCCCGCCAGTCCCGCTTTGAGCATGTTGCGGCGACTGTGCACCGTTAGCCCTTCGGCACGGTCCGCGTTCATGGCGGTAAAGGCATGGTCGTGATTGTGCTGTGCAGCGGGCCGACGCATAGCGAAATTCCTTACAGGTTCCACAACCCGCCCCGGGTGTTACCAGCGTCTTGTTCGCCAGTGCCGGATGCGTGATTTCAAAACAGATGATTCGACGTCAATCAGCTTTCTTCTTACCCTCTTTCAGGGCCTCTTCGACGGCGTCGAGCATCACATCCATGGCGAATGGCTTGCGCAGGTAATTCGCCACCCCTAACATTTCCGCATACGCCTTGTGGCGTCCCCCTTCGTTGGCTGTGATCATGATCACCGGCGGGGGATTGTCTAAGTTTTTGAGGAACTCCAACACGGGGAAGCCACCCAATTGCGGCATCATCATGTCGGTGATGATCAAATCGGGGTCAGCGGACTTGATTAGCTTTTGGCCTTCGATTCCGTTTTGCGCAGCCGATATATCATAACCGGCAGCGGCGAGCACACTGGTGAGTGTCGTCCGAATCTCGCGGTCATCTTCGATCAGTACAATCTTTGCCGCGGAAGCCATGGGAGTGAATCCTCGCGTCGTATATCTTTTCAGAATGGGGAATTCGGTCGAAATTTCATAATCCGAAGCAGCGTACTGTTGGCGTCGTCCGTAAATCAGAACTGTCGTCATTGTTTTTCGAGCAGTGCCGACGGAATTTGCGGATTGAACCACCTAAATGGTAGCATAACGCCGGTCGAGTTGTCTCGGTGGGACGTGCCGCAGAGGGACGATTCTAAGGAGGGAAACTGTCGTGGCATGGTTTTGTCCCATCCTATGGGACACCGGAGCGTTTCTCAAGTCCGACTTTTTCTGGTTGGTCAGAATGCTGTGTTTGCCTACAAAACACTAGACATACAAGCAAAAACCGAGTGATCTGCAACCAATTTTGCTGGAAATCCGCTTAACATTTGCTCAAACTTGGATATGATAGTCATTACGACTGAAGCGACTCGCGCCTGCAGGATCGATAACTAATGTTGCGATTCGTGCCGGGTGACCGAAACGTTTCACACTCACCGGGGTTTATTCTACTAGCCCTGGAAATTCCCCGCCTCAATCTGTCCGTCCTGCTGAAAGTGAGCAGATGCCACACAACATCCGCCACCACCGTCGTCAAAGTTCCTCCCGTTTTCCCAAATGGGGCCGCACCAATAATCGTGGCTGCCTAGGTGGATCGGGCCGTGTTGGAAAAACCAGCCGCACCGGAAAAATCGGTAAAGGGACGTTGTTTTTACTGACCGTTGTCGTCCTGGTGGCCGGCGGTGTCGCGTATGCCACTGTTGAGGGCAAGCTCCCGAATTGGTTCTCGCGCACAACCGTGCGGACGGACTTGGTCACCTCGCCGGTGAAACGGGGCGATCTCCGCATTTCGGTCATCGCCACCGGAAACCTAGACAGTGCCTCCAACGTCACGCTCAGCAGCAATGTCCAAGGCCAAACGAAAATCATCTCGATTGTTCCCGAAGGGACTCAAGCTTACGAGGGGATGGTGCTGGTCAAACTCGACGCATCGGTATATCAGGACAATCTCGACCAACAGGTCATCGCCCTCAAGCAAGCGGAGTCGCTACGTGACCAAGCCAAAGACGCTGTGCAGATTCAGCAAAACCTAAACGACAGCGAAATTGCTACTGCGCAATTGGAACTAGATCTCGCAGCCCTCGATTTAGAAAAATATGAGTTGGGCGATTACCCCGTCCTGAAGACGGCCGCAGAGTCCAAAATTACTTTAGCCAAGGAAAAACTGGCGCAAAGCAAGGACGCGTATGCCTTTGCCAAGCGGCAAAGTAAAAAAGGCTATGTCAACCAAAACGATTTGGAACAAAAACGTGTCGCTGTGACGACGGCCGAATTGGAATTGCAGACCGCTGTGTTGGAACTAGTCGTTCTGGAAAATTTCCAGTACAAACGCGATATCGCCGAAAAAAAATCCCAGGCCGAACAAACAAAAAGCGAACTGGTACGCGAGCAACAAAAAGCTGAGGCCGCGCTCAATCAAGCCAAGGCAAACTACGAAGCCTGCGTGCTGACAGCCGAAGTCGAAAAAACCAAGCACGACAAACTCGTCGAACAGATCGCTGAATGTACGATCGTCGCGCCGCAATCGGGACAGGTGATCTATGCGGTCTCTGACAGCCGCCGTAGCCAGGAACGCGTGATTGAGGAAGGGGCGACTGTGGACAACCGTCAGGCGATTATCAAATTGCCCGACCTGTCGCAGATGCAAGTCGACACGCGGATTCACGAATCAAAAATCGGTCTCGTTCAAGCCGACATGCCCGCCGTTATCAAGGTCAGTCGCAAATCCAGTCGTTTTCACAATGGCTATGTCAAATCGGTGGCGTCGGTGCCGAACTCACCAAGTTGGCGACAACCCGACCTGCGCGAATATACAGCGGTCATCTACATTGAAACCGACGATTCAAGCGCTGAGGGGCTCAAACCAGGTTTGACCGCGGAAGTCGAAATTATCTCCGACGTGCTCCACGATGTGCTAAAAATTCCAGTGCAAGCTTTGGTTGCCCGCAATGGCAAACAATTTGTATTCGTTAACAAAGTGACCGGCCCGGAGATCCGTCGGGTCTTTGCCGGAGCAACCAATGATGTCGAAACCGAAGTTCGCGAAATCGAGACTCCTGTTGCTGATGCAAAATTTCCCGTTGGCGTGACTGAAGGCGAGGAAGTCATCCTCGCGCCTCGCACGTCGTTGCCGGAGTTATTCACCGTGCTGGAAGATGCCGAACCGGAAAAAGCAGTCAAGCAAAGCGACGTGCCTGGCGGCAAAGACCGCTCCGGCCGGAGTGGGGCACGTGATGGGAAAGCTAGCGGAAAACAATCCAAAGGCCCCGGTGGAAAACCGAGTGGGAAATCACCGAAAAAGAAACCAGCAGGCGGCGCAGCAGGCGGTGCCGCGGCCATCTTTAAGACAATGGATAAAAACGGCGATGGTGTAATTACCAAGGATGAAGTCGCCGGCGGAGCGATGGCGGCCGGCTTTAGTAAGACCGACACGAACAGCGACGAGAAAATCGACCTAGCGGAATTTGAGGTCGCAATGGCCGCATATGCTAAAAAACGTGGCGCAGGCGGCGGTGGTGGCAGCCAATGAGTATCGTGGCCGAATTGATCGCACTGGAGAAGCACTACGACCTGGGCCCGGTCGTCGTCAAAGCCCTGCGGGGGGTGACGACACAATTTGCCGAAGGCGATTTTATCGCCATCATGGGGGCCTCGGGGAGTGGCAAAAGTACGATGCTCAACCTGCTGGGCGGTTTGGATCGTCCCACCCTCGGGACGTACAGCCTCGGCGGTGAAGACGTCTCGCTGCTCGATGATGATGAGCTCTCGCGAATTCGCAACGAGCGGATTGGCTTTATCTTTCAATCCTACAACTTGATCCCGCAGTATACCGTCTTGGAAAACATTGCGGTCCCGCTGTTTTATCGGCCGGGGTACCCTGCGATGTCTGTGAAAGATCGCGATTGGTGCGAAGAGTTGGCCTTGCGAGTCGGCTTGGCGGACCGGTTGGATCACCGTCCTCCCCAACTCTCCGGTGGACAACAACAACGCGTTGCGATCGCTCGTTCCATGGTGAATGATCCCGACATTATTCTCGCGGACGAACCGACGGGAAACCTAGACTCGACCACCGAGAAAGAGATCATGCGACTGCTGCATGATCTCAATCACGAAGGTCGCACGATCATCATGGTGACGCACGAACCGCTCGTCGCCGACCAAGCCCGGCGACGGATCATCATGAAGGATGGACTGATCGAACGGGAAGAGTTTGGGCAAACACTCCCCGACGATTTTCCGCACCCTTTAGAATCCAGTGAGGCGGTTCGTTAATCACCTCTGAGCCGCTGCCATTCGTCTCATTAAACTTTCCCAACACACCGCTTACGGCTCCTCAAACGAGACACGTCTCGATTCTCGCTCCCGCGTCGTTTCGATTCGTGTGAAAATCTTATGTTGCGACTACTCCGTACGATTCGACTCGGCCTTAAAAACCTGCTACTGCACAAACTGCGGTCGTTGCTGACGATGTTGGGCATCGTATTCGGCGTATTCTCAGTGATTGCCATGTTGGCCATCGGTGAAGGGGCCAGTCGTCAAGCTCAGCGACAAGTGCTTGAGTTGGGAGCGACGAACATCATCGTCATCAGCCAAAAACCGGCTGAAGGTTCCAAGAGCAACAATGCTCAGACACAGGTTTTGCAGTATGGGATTCTGCGGGATGATTATCGACGCATCAAGCAGACAGTTAACACCATCGTCGACGCCACACCCATTCGCGAATTTTCCCAACCTGCGCGGTATATGCATCGCAATATGGACGTCCGTCTTGTCGGCTGTACACCGAATTATTTCAGTGTGAATCACCTCAACATGGATGCCGGACGGTTTATTTCCTACCGGGACCAAGAGGATACCGCGAACGTCTGTGTCATTGGTCATGAAGTCGCCACGACTCTGTTCCCCGGCGAAGAACCCCGCGGCAAGTCCATCCGCATTGGCGACGTGTTTTATTCGATCGTGGGAATGACATCACATCGCACCGCGTCGGCGGCCATCGGTGGCAGTATGTCGGGACAGGATTTCGATAAAGACGTTTACATTCCCTTGGATACGTTGCAATCCCGCATCGGCGATGAAGTGATGATCATTACCGCCGGCAGCCGTAGCAGCGAAAAAGTCGAACTCAGTCAAATCACGTTTCGTGTTGCTGATGCCAAGGACGTCGTGCCGACCGCAAATGTGATTCGCGAAACGCTGGCACGCTACCACGCGGATTCTAACGATGTCGATCTCGTCGTGCCGATGGAATTGCTCAAACAGGCGGAGCAGTTAAAAGTCATATTCAACGTCGTTCTGGGGGCCATTGCGCTCATCAGTTTGGTCGTGGGAGGCATCGGTATTATGAACATTATGCTGGCCACCGTTACCGAGCGAACCCGCGAAATCGGCATCCGCCGTGCTCTGGGGGCCAAACGGGGGGATATCACCGAACAGTTCCTCACCGAAACAAGCGTGTTGGCCGGGACCGGCGGGTTGTTGGGTGTCTCCTTGGGATTACTCACGCCGGTCGCATTTTCAGCAATTCGCTGGTTGGCCAAAACAGCGATTATGGACTCCTCAGTCCAATCCAGTTCGAAGATGTTTCAGATGTTTGACGGCCTGGAACCGGTCGTCGCTTGGTGGACCTTGGCCGTCGCATTCGGGATTTCAGTATTCATCGGCATACTCTCTGGAATCTATCCGGCCCTTGCAGCCGCCAAATTGGACCCGATCGAAGCCCTACGACACGAATAATCAACCGTTACTCTGGTTGAGTGCCGTCGGCGTGCACCGAGAGACTCAAGTCGATTCGGTCAAATTCTCGATGACGGAATAAGTCACGCTGCGCGCCGGGGAGACTCTGCAATCAGCGTTGCGGGCCATTCTGAAAAAACGCGTCCCGAACACTCGATTTTCCAAGCACCCCTGATGCACAATATGCGGATCCTCGCGTTATTCGACTCCCGCCGCCGCGTCGCCGCATGCATCCTGCTGTTGGCGTTCTTCGCTCGCGCACCGACCGCGGCGGCACAGACGCTCCCCGCCCCGCAATTCATGCCCGTGGCTGGAGGACACCAAGCCGCATCCACACCGAATCAATGCGGACCCGCAGCCTGCCAATGCTGCCCCGCTGAATCGTATTGGATTGTCAGTCTGAGGTGTTGCCCGCAAAAGACGCCCTGTCCGATTTGCCCGAACTGTGTGGACTTCCTGTGCCGCACACCCGACGGCTGTCTGACACGCTCGAATCACGCCGCGTTTCTGGCCTCCTTGCTCCCCCGCGTTCCCGTATGCTTCATGATCCACGGCAGCTACGTCACATGGCAAGACGTACCCCTCGATGCACAGAGCACGTTCTGCTGGCTCCGCGGCGCTGCCCCGCATCTTCCACTGAACTATGTCTACGTGACTTGGCCCAGCGACCCGACGTTGCCCCCTTTTGATATTCAGGGGTTGGGACGCAAAAGTGCCCGCAACGGATTTCAACTGGCGACTTTGACTCAAACGATCCCTTGCGACCATCCCGTCAGCTTCATCGGTCACAGCCACGGTGCCCGGTTGACGTTGTCGACTTTGCACTTACTGGGCGGCGGAGTCGTGCAAGGATGTTGCTTGGCACAGCCGCCAGGCGCATCGCATCGATTCCGCGCGGTGTTGGGAGCCGCAGCTGTGGATCATCATTGGATGAATCCCGGGGAACGATACGGTTGCTCCATGCGTGTTACGGAATGCTTGTTGAATTTTCGTTCCCGGCAAGACGGCGCACTCTCCTTGTACCCCTTCCGACGGCCCTTCTCCAAAGCCGCCTTGGGCAAAAAAGGCTTGACGAAACGGGACATACGAAAGCTAGGACCGCTCGCCTGCCGCATCGCCGAATGCGATGTCACCCCTTATGTGCGGCATCACCACTTCTGGCAATACTACAACAACC
Coding sequences within it:
- a CDS encoding ABC transporter ATP-binding protein; amino-acid sequence: MSIVAELIALEKHYDLGPVVVKALRGVTTQFAEGDFIAIMGASGSGKSTMLNLLGGLDRPTLGTYSLGGEDVSLLDDDELSRIRNERIGFIFQSYNLIPQYTVLENIAVPLFYRPGYPAMSVKDRDWCEELALRVGLADRLDHRPPQLSGGQQQRVAIARSMVNDPDIILADEPTGNLDSTTEKEIMRLLHDLNHEGRTIIMVTHEPLVADQARRRIIMKDGLIEREEFGQTLPDDFPHPLESSEAVR
- a CDS encoding ABC transporter permease, yielding MLRLLRTIRLGLKNLLLHKLRSLLTMLGIVFGVFSVIAMLAIGEGASRQAQRQVLELGATNIIVISQKPAEGSKSNNAQTQVLQYGILRDDYRRIKQTVNTIVDATPIREFSQPARYMHRNMDVRLVGCTPNYFSVNHLNMDAGRFISYRDQEDTANVCVIGHEVATTLFPGEEPRGKSIRIGDVFYSIVGMTSHRTASAAIGGSMSGQDFDKDVYIPLDTLQSRIGDEVMIITAGSRSSEKVELSQITFRVADAKDVVPTANVIRETLARYHADSNDVDLVVPMELLKQAEQLKVIFNVVLGAIALISLVVGGIGIMNIMLATVTERTREIGIRRALGAKRGDITEQFLTETSVLAGTGGLLGVSLGLLTPVAFSAIRWLAKTAIMDSSVQSSSKMFQMFDGLEPVVAWWTLAVAFGISVFIGILSGIYPALAAAKLDPIEALRHE
- a CDS encoding DUF1501 domain-containing protein — protein: MRRPAAQHNHDHAFTAMNADRAEGLTVHSRRNMLKAGLAGMAGLSLPQLLRTRAAAAETGRAMAGGKSVILLWMTGGPSHIDTWDMKPNRPFNNRGPFSPISTALPGVQICEHLPKQASMLDKFTIIRSVDARKSSHEPNRVFQTGNRLAAPRTNPLGDKYPAIASVVSKFHGANQPGMPPYVAFMRSKSHIGYAGYLGKQYDPFIGNEASDLPIYSLLGEDTGKTSGASLFNLPLGLHQDRLGSRSALMREFDRLRSDLDQSGSMSAVDTFGQQAVEMVTGRRAQQAFDISLEPDDVRARYGKHLWSQQALLARRLVEAGVSFVTLDLSYHTASGTWDNHGIPGGVYGGISKGLKPLLPLFDHIVTTLVSDLDERGLLDDVLVIGMGEFGRTPNMGTQGSTDGRNHWPVVMSMALAGGGMRHGQVIGATDHNGGQIKERPVTPGDLAATIYKHMDVPLDATYLDPRGRPNFIVDEGSPIAELF
- a CDS encoding glycosyltransferase family 4 protein, with protein sequence MHIAIITAGGAGMFCGSCMHDNTWARALQNAGHEVSLIPTYTPIRVDETNVSTDRIFFGGLNVYLDYRFPIWQKIPRGWTRWLDSPGLLNLVTRFAISNDAQELGALTVAMLQGSDGPNFRETHELADFLGQDLQPDVICFSNILLSGAMPRLRESFSGPVFCLLQGDDIFLADLPEPFAGRALELINSHGQLFDGFLTHSDYYSDFMSGFLGLPREKFIHLPLGIDLMGHDGQPLQRDEPPTIGYFARICPEKGFDQLLTAFGLLQERHPHVRFRAGGYLGKRDAAFFKKLQPAIDALGPAFEFVGSPETHAEKVAFLKSLDILSVPTTYHEPKGIYVLEALANGVPVVQPRHGAFPELINASGGGLLVDPDDPQALMQGWESLILDPTHRLKLAQAGHTHVHERYGTDALVDDSVRIFQTATADMASAGASGVSTAPGIAEER
- a CDS encoding response regulator transcription factor gives rise to the protein MASAAKIVLIEDDREIRTTLTSVLAAAGYDISAAQNGIEGQKLIKSADPDLIITDMMMPQLGGFPVLEFLKNLDNPPPVIMITANEGGRHKAYAEMLGVANYLRKPFAMDVMLDAVEEALKEGKKKAD